The genomic segment AAGCGGCATGTTCGTGGATCCTCAAGTTGAATTCGACGGAGAGACTGACCCGGCGGTCGAGCTACGGCGCGCGGCGTATGAGCAACCTCGTGAAAGCCGGTTCGATCGCGCCCCTTATTCTAGCGGCGCACGGCCGAGCGAATAGTACGCACGGCCCATGCGCACTATCAGCGCATGGGCCGCTTCACGAGCTTAAGGATGTTTCAGGCGGGCTATGATTTGCCGTTTTAATCGCGCCGGCTGTTTAGCTTGACGAGCAAACGAAGGAACTCGATGTACAGCCACACGAGCGTGACCATCAGGCCGAATGCACCATACCATTCCATGAACTTCGGTGCGCCGCGGGCGACGCCGGTTTCGATGAAGTCGAAATCGAGCACGAGGTTCATCGCGGCGACGACGACGATGAACACGGAGATGCCGATGCCGACGAGGCCCGACGAGTGCAGGTAAGGAATCTGAATGCCGAACATGCCGAGGGCGAATGAGGCGAGGTATACGAGCGCGATGCCGCCGGTAGCCGCTGCGACGCCGAGCTTGAAGTTCTCGGTCGCGCGAATCAGACGCGTGGTGTAGGCCAAGAGCAGGGCGCCGAGGGTTCCGAAAGTCAGCAGCGAGGCTTGCAGAACGATGCCGTTATACATGTGCTCGTAAGTCGCCGAGATCGCTCCGAGAAAGAGCCCTTCGCAGGCGGCATAAATCGGAGCCGACCACGGCGCGGTGTGCGGCTTGAAGATTGCGATCAACGACGCGATGAGCCCTCCGATCGCGCCGCCGATCAGTAGCAGGCTCGCAGTATTGCTCCCCTGGACCGTTTCGTTCCAGGAATAAGCACCCGTGGCAACCGCGATTGCGAGCAGCGCGGCAGTCTTGCCGACGGTTCCTTCGAGGGTCATCGTCGTCGGAGAATCGATCGAGAAGTCGCGAGCGAAAACTTGGTTGTTGAGCGCCGGATTCGAAGTTCGCATGGGACGTGGCTGTTCCTAGATGAGTGAGGCCGAATCGACCTGATGTCGGACTGTTTCGAGTGAGTGATGCAACGAGTGATGCTATGTGTCTTGCGCGGCGTGCTAGCATGCGCAGGGGTTTCATCGTTGCTTAACGCTGCTTGTCGTTATGCCGCGAACGTTCTTGCGCTTCGCGACAGGCGGCTTCGTAATCGTACAACGTGGGCCGGAAAACGTACAAGAAAATGCCGGCTGCGGTGTTGTTCGGCGCTGAGACAGCTAGGAGTTGGTGGGAAAACGACTTCTCGATAAGTCATCGATGACAAGTCGGTGTGCTGCGTCAGGTGCCGTGAAAGCGAACTCGAGGTCGTATGCGATCAGCTGAGGAAGTGTGAGCGTTCGAGGAGCGTAGCATGGGGGCTCTATGCAAGGCGTCCCTGACGAAAAAAGCGTGTTCGTCGTCCACAATACGACTCCGGGAACAATTCCGGAGATTAAAAAACGTGCTGAATCAGGGCGTTTTGCACTCTTTTCGAGGTGAGTGAGAAATTTGTCTTTTCCCTGCTTGACGCACATCGAGAAGCCGATATATTACGGAAGTCCTTGAGGGAAGCAGTCGCAAGACTGATGGCCTTCGGGGGCATGTTCTTTGACAATTTGGTAGAGATTTCAAGATTTTAGCCGGTACGCGATCGTACCTGGCCAATATCACCATCAAGCCTTAATCCGCTTGAGTGTGGTGGCGGTCAAATAATAAATGA from the Planctomycetia bacterium genome contains:
- a CDS encoding Bax inhibitor-1/YccA family protein — protein: MRTSNPALNNQVFARDFSIDSPTTMTLEGTVGKTAALLAIAVATGAYSWNETVQGSNTASLLLIGGAIGGLIASLIAIFKPHTAPWSAPIYAACEGLFLGAISATYEHMYNGIVLQASLLTFGTLGALLLAYTTRLIRATENFKLGVAAATGGIALVYLASFALGMFGIQIPYLHSSGLVGIGISVFIVVVAAMNLVLDFDFIETGVARGAPKFMEWYGAFGLMVTLVWLYIEFLRLLVKLNSRRD